One stretch of Manis pentadactyla isolate mManPen7 chromosome 10, mManPen7.hap1, whole genome shotgun sequence DNA includes these proteins:
- the PTCD1 gene encoding pentatricopeptide repeat-containing protein 1, mitochondrial isoform X2: protein MDFMRIAWLFSGPRPVSLCALQCPGPLKSRWAGGREGPSWLRAMGLTWPAPAAFNSSVSQLPLSQGSQKNMGNLSSESQSGPTATQEEEEEEESFGTISTKYSSWRLFRKSTAQLYNLRLREQSVEDEERELEPKSWQGRRNTPYWYFFQCKHLIKEGKMKKWDLEPSDATYTALFNVCAESPWKDSALQSALKLRQQLQARNFQLNLKTYHALLKMAAMCADLRMCLDVFKEIVHKGHVVTEETFSFLLMGCIQDKKTGFRYALQVWRQMLSLGLQPSRHGYNLLLGAARDCGLGDPEVASALLLRPREEMVLLQPPARGRWARRRARASVGNSGSARLHVEALERQLFLEPSQAFEGPAGPQEAKVPGKALSEVETKVEPGHMVAVTPVAPELPSWGLEASLLGLEAVPPTVVSFGTVTTPADRLALMGGLEGFLGKMAEHGLRPDIKTLTLLAEVVEPGGPEDSSLLTVLDTHQVEADVTFFNTLMRKKSKQGDLEGATALLPVLAKRGITPNLQTFCNLAIGCHRRRDGLQLLADMKNCQMTPNTHIYSALINAALKRLNYTYLIDILKDMRQNSVPVNEVVIRQLEFAAQYPPTFDRYKGKNTYLEKIDGFRAYYKQWLKVMPAEETPHPWQKFQTKPKGDRDTVTKADVDGGLGSRR, encoded by the exons ATGGACTTCATGAGAATTGCCTGGCTCTTCTCTGGCCCCCGTCCTGTGAGCCTGTGTGCCCTGCAATGCCCTGGCCCTCTCAAATCCAggtgggcaggaggcagagagggacCTTCGTGGCTGAGGGCCATGGGGCTGACCTGGCCAGCGCCAGCAGCCTTCAACAGCTCTGTCTCTCAGCTGCCTCTCAGCCAAGGGAGCCAGAAGAACATGGGCAACCTCAGCTCGGAGAGCCAGTCCGGCCCCACCGCCactcaggaggaagaggaggaggaggagagcttTGGGACAATTTCCACCAAATACTCCTCCTGGAGATTGTTCCGCAAATCGACAGCCCAGTTGTATAACCTACGGCTCAGAGAACAGAGTGTTGAAGATGAGGAAAGGGAGCTGGAGCCAAAATCATGGCAGGGCCGGAGAAACACCCCTTACTGGTACTTCTTTCAGTGCAAACACCTGATCAAGGAAGGAAAG ATGAAAAAGTGGGACCTGGAGCCCTCAGATGCTACGTACACAGCCCTGTTCAACGTCTGTGCTGAGTCCCCCTGGAAGGACTCCGCTCTGCAGAGCGCCCTGAAACTACGGCAGCAGCTCCAGGCCAGAAACTTCCAGCTCAACTTGAAAACATATCATGCCCTGCTGAAGATGGCTGCCATGTGTGCAGACCTCAGAATGTGCCTCGATGTGTTCAAG GAAATCGTCCATAAAGGGCACGTGGTCACAGAGGAGACCTTCAGTTTCCTGCTCATGGGCTGCATCCAGGACAAGAAGACTGGTTTCCGATATGCCCTGCAG GTGTGGAGGCAGATGCTGAGTCTGGGGCTCCAGCCAAGTCGGCATGGCTACAATCTGCTGTTGGGGGCAGCTCGAGACTGTGGCTTGGGGGACCCAGAAGTGGCCTCAGCTCTGCTCCTGAGGCCAAGGGAGGAGATGGTCCTGCTCCAGCCCCCAGCACGTGGACGGTGGGCAAGGCGGAGAGCTCGGGCCAGTGTGGGTAACAGTGGGTCAGCCAGGCTGCATGTTGAGGCCCTGGAGAGGCAGCTGTTTCTGGAGCCTTCTCAGGCATTTGAGGGACCTGCAGGACCTCAAGAGGCCAAAGTCCCTGGCAAAGCCCTGTCAGAAGTGGAAACCAAGGTAGAACCTGGCCACATGGTGGCCGTCACCCCCGTGGCCCCGGAACTGCcttcctgggggctggaggccagCCTCCTGGGCCTGGAGGCTGTCCCACCGACAGTTGTCTCCTTTGGGACTGTGACCACACCAGCTGACAGGCTGGCCTTGATGGGGGGCCTGGAGGGCTTCCTGGGCAAGATGGCAGAGCACGGGCTCCGGCCCGACATCAAAACCCTCACACTGCTGGCTGAAGTGGTCGAGCCTGGGGGCCCTGAAGACTCCTCACTGCTGACCGTTCTGGACACACACCAGGTGGAGGCTGACGTGACATTCTTCAATACACTGATGAGGAAGAAGAGCAAGCAGGGCGACTTGGAGGGGGCAACG GCACTGCTGCCAGTTCTGGCAAAGAGGGGAATCACCCCCAACCTGCAGACATTCTGCAACCTGGCCATCGGGTGCCACAGGCGACGGGATGGTCTGCAGCTGCTTGCAGACATGAAG AATTGCCAGATGACTCCCAATACCCACATCTATAGCGCCCTCATCAATGCGGCCCTCAAGAGGCTGAACTACACCTATCTCATCGACATTCTGAAGGACATGAGGCAGAACAGCGTCCCGGTGAATGAAGTGGTCATCCGCCAGCTGGAGTTTGCAGCCCAGTACCCACCCACCTTTGACCGG TACAAAGGGAAGAATACCTACTTGGAGAAGATCGATGGCTTCCGAGCATATTATAAGCAGTGGCTGAAAGTGATGCCAGCAGAGGAGACCCCCCACCCATGGCAGAAGTTCCAGACCAAGCCCAAGGGGGACCGAGACACTGTCACCAAGGCTGATGTGGATGGAGGCCTTGGGAGCAGGCGATAG
- the PTCD1 gene encoding pentatricopeptide repeat-containing protein 1, mitochondrial isoform X1 produces the protein MDFMRIAWLFSGPRPVSLCALQCPGPLKSRWAGGREGPSWLRAMGLTWPAPAAFNSSVSQLPLSQGSQKNMGNLSSESQSGPTATQEEEEEEESFGTISTKYSSWRLFRKSTAQLYNLRLREQSVEDEERELEPKSWQGRRNTPYWYFFQCKHLIKEGKLAEALDLFERQMLKEERLRPLECNYTVLIGGCGRAGYLKKAFRLYNDMKKWDLEPSDATYTALFNVCAESPWKDSALQSALKLRQQLQARNFQLNLKTYHALLKMAAMCADLRMCLDVFKEIVHKGHVVTEETFSFLLMGCIQDKKTGFRYALQVWRQMLSLGLQPSRHGYNLLLGAARDCGLGDPEVASALLLRPREEMVLLQPPARGRWARRRARASVGNSGSARLHVEALERQLFLEPSQAFEGPAGPQEAKVPGKALSEVETKVEPGHMVAVTPVAPELPSWGLEASLLGLEAVPPTVVSFGTVTTPADRLALMGGLEGFLGKMAEHGLRPDIKTLTLLAEVVEPGGPEDSSLLTVLDTHQVEADVTFFNTLMRKKSKQGDLEGATALLPVLAKRGITPNLQTFCNLAIGCHRRRDGLQLLADMKNCQMTPNTHIYSALINAALKRLNYTYLIDILKDMRQNSVPVNEVVIRQLEFAAQYPPTFDRYKGKNTYLEKIDGFRAYYKQWLKVMPAEETPHPWQKFQTKPKGDRDTVTKADVDGGLGSRR, from the exons ATGGACTTCATGAGAATTGCCTGGCTCTTCTCTGGCCCCCGTCCTGTGAGCCTGTGTGCCCTGCAATGCCCTGGCCCTCTCAAATCCAggtgggcaggaggcagagagggacCTTCGTGGCTGAGGGCCATGGGGCTGACCTGGCCAGCGCCAGCAGCCTTCAACAGCTCTGTCTCTCAGCTGCCTCTCAGCCAAGGGAGCCAGAAGAACATGGGCAACCTCAGCTCGGAGAGCCAGTCCGGCCCCACCGCCactcaggaggaagaggaggaggaggagagcttTGGGACAATTTCCACCAAATACTCCTCCTGGAGATTGTTCCGCAAATCGACAGCCCAGTTGTATAACCTACGGCTCAGAGAACAGAGTGTTGAAGATGAGGAAAGGGAGCTGGAGCCAAAATCATGGCAGGGCCGGAGAAACACCCCTTACTGGTACTTCTTTCAGTGCAAACACCTGATCAAGGAAGGAAAG CTGGCTGAGGCCCTGGACCTGTTTGAGAGGCAGATGCTGAAGGAGGAGCGCCTCCGGCCCCTCGAGTGCAACTACACTGTGCTGATTGGTGGCTGCGGGAGGGCTGGCTACCTGAAGAAGGCCTTCAGGCTCTACAACGAT ATGAAAAAGTGGGACCTGGAGCCCTCAGATGCTACGTACACAGCCCTGTTCAACGTCTGTGCTGAGTCCCCCTGGAAGGACTCCGCTCTGCAGAGCGCCCTGAAACTACGGCAGCAGCTCCAGGCCAGAAACTTCCAGCTCAACTTGAAAACATATCATGCCCTGCTGAAGATGGCTGCCATGTGTGCAGACCTCAGAATGTGCCTCGATGTGTTCAAG GAAATCGTCCATAAAGGGCACGTGGTCACAGAGGAGACCTTCAGTTTCCTGCTCATGGGCTGCATCCAGGACAAGAAGACTGGTTTCCGATATGCCCTGCAG GTGTGGAGGCAGATGCTGAGTCTGGGGCTCCAGCCAAGTCGGCATGGCTACAATCTGCTGTTGGGGGCAGCTCGAGACTGTGGCTTGGGGGACCCAGAAGTGGCCTCAGCTCTGCTCCTGAGGCCAAGGGAGGAGATGGTCCTGCTCCAGCCCCCAGCACGTGGACGGTGGGCAAGGCGGAGAGCTCGGGCCAGTGTGGGTAACAGTGGGTCAGCCAGGCTGCATGTTGAGGCCCTGGAGAGGCAGCTGTTTCTGGAGCCTTCTCAGGCATTTGAGGGACCTGCAGGACCTCAAGAGGCCAAAGTCCCTGGCAAAGCCCTGTCAGAAGTGGAAACCAAGGTAGAACCTGGCCACATGGTGGCCGTCACCCCCGTGGCCCCGGAACTGCcttcctgggggctggaggccagCCTCCTGGGCCTGGAGGCTGTCCCACCGACAGTTGTCTCCTTTGGGACTGTGACCACACCAGCTGACAGGCTGGCCTTGATGGGGGGCCTGGAGGGCTTCCTGGGCAAGATGGCAGAGCACGGGCTCCGGCCCGACATCAAAACCCTCACACTGCTGGCTGAAGTGGTCGAGCCTGGGGGCCCTGAAGACTCCTCACTGCTGACCGTTCTGGACACACACCAGGTGGAGGCTGACGTGACATTCTTCAATACACTGATGAGGAAGAAGAGCAAGCAGGGCGACTTGGAGGGGGCAACG GCACTGCTGCCAGTTCTGGCAAAGAGGGGAATCACCCCCAACCTGCAGACATTCTGCAACCTGGCCATCGGGTGCCACAGGCGACGGGATGGTCTGCAGCTGCTTGCAGACATGAAG AATTGCCAGATGACTCCCAATACCCACATCTATAGCGCCCTCATCAATGCGGCCCTCAAGAGGCTGAACTACACCTATCTCATCGACATTCTGAAGGACATGAGGCAGAACAGCGTCCCGGTGAATGAAGTGGTCATCCGCCAGCTGGAGTTTGCAGCCCAGTACCCACCCACCTTTGACCGG TACAAAGGGAAGAATACCTACTTGGAGAAGATCGATGGCTTCCGAGCATATTATAAGCAGTGGCTGAAAGTGATGCCAGCAGAGGAGACCCCCCACCCATGGCAGAAGTTCCAGACCAAGCCCAAGGGGGACCGAGACACTGTCACCAAGGCTGATGTGGATGGAGGCCTTGGGAGCAGGCGATAG
- the PDAP1 gene encoding 28 kDa heat- and acid-stable phosphoprotein has protein sequence MPKGGRKGGHKGRARQYTSPEEIDAQLQAEKQKAREEEEQGEEGGDGASGDPKKEKKSLDSDESEDEEDDYQQKRKGVEGLIDIENPNRVAQTAKKVTHLDLDGPKELSRREREEIEKQKAKERYMKMHLAGKTEQAKADLARLAIIRKQREEAARKKEEERKAKDDATLSGKRMQSLSLNK, from the exons ATGCCTAAAGGAG GGAGAAAGGGAGGCCACAAGGGCCGGGCAAGGCAGTACACGAGTCCTGAGGAGATCGATGCACAGCTCCAGGCTGAAAAGCAGAAAGCCAGG GAAGAAGAGGAACAGGGAGAAGAAGGTGGAGATGGGGCTTCAGGTGATcccaaaaaggagaagaaatcccTAGACTCAGATGAGAGTGAGGATGAAGAGGATGATTACCAG CAAAAGCGCAAAGGTGTGGAAGGGCTCATCGACATCGAGAACCCCAACCGGGTGGCACAGACAGCCAAGAAGGTCACACATCTGGACCTGGACGGGCCCAAGGAGCTTTCTCGGAGAGAACG AGAAGAAATTGAGAAGCAGAAAGCAAAAGAGCGTTACATGAAAATGCACTTAGCTGGGAAGACAGAGCAAGCCAAGGCTGACCTTGCCCGGCTGGCCATCATCCGGAAACAGAGGGAGGAAGCCGccaggaagaaagaagaagagagaaaag CAAAAGATGATGCAACTTTGTCAGGAAAACGAATGCAGTCACTCTCCCTGAACAAGTAG
- the BUD31 gene encoding protein BUD31 homolog: MPKVKRSRKAPPDGWELIEPTLDELDQKMREAETEPHEGKRKVESLWPIFRIHHQKTRYIFDLFYKRKAISRELYEYCIKEGYADKNLIAKWKKQGYENLCCLRCIQTRDTNFGTNCICRVPKSKLEVGRIIECTHCGCRGCSG; the protein is encoded by the exons ATGCCTAAAGTCAAAAGAAGCCGGAAAGCTCCTCCAGATGGCTGGGAGTTGATTGAGCCAACACTGGATGAATTAGATCAAAAGATGAGAGAAG CTGAGACAGAGCCTcatgaaggaaagaggaaagtggAATCCCTGTGGCCCATCTTCAGGATCCACCACCAGAAAACCCGCTATATTTTTGACCTCTTCTACAAGCGGAAAGCCATAAGCAGAG AACTGTATGAATACTGTATTAAAGAAGGCTATGCAGATAAAAACCTGATTGCAAAATGGAAAAAGCAGGGTTATGAGAATTTGTGCTGCCTGCGGTGCATTCAGACAAGGGACACCAATTTTGGGACAAACTGTATCTGCCGGGTCCCCAAAAGCAAGCTGGAAGTG GGCCGGATCATCGAGTGCACGCACTGCGGCTGCCGGGGCTGCTCTGGCTGA